The following proteins are co-located in the Pedobacter sp. FW305-3-2-15-E-R2A2 genome:
- a CDS encoding TonB-dependent receptor: protein MILNKILKKISVFLMLMLPFVATAQETSGTLNGTVYDAGGQALPGASVIAIHQPSGTKYATSADAKGRYYLPNLRIGGPYSVEAAMISMKTDKKEGITIRLGAAILLKFALTDQAQQLGEVVIKATKRGAQASTYGTGKNISADQVRNMPTVSRSITDITRQVPQASKDNSFGGTNFRYNNVTIDGAINNDAIGFSPSLGGQSGTSGMAGSSTRTNPVSLDAIEDMQVYLAPYDVKIGNFTGGSVNAVTRSGTNTLSGSAYGFGRNASLTGKDRVGTLGKMNNDFYDYQAGFRLGFPIIKNKLFFFTNEEFTRRRDPLQLLAGRAETSHILSGDDAKAISAANFLDAGTAGEFNTYSKSRKFFNRLDWNINDKHQLAIRNNTIVSEATHMDRDQQDFRFSSMAFLQKNNQSSTVAELKSRFSNNLSGNLLAGYTMVNDSRDPSADPSLPQVQIAGRTPGTTIYLGTDREASIFDMKQRTLELTANLNWNLGKHTLTLGTHNEFYNITYGFVNAWNGRVDYLSIEDYLNNNPYRVRGAYNYQNNNRNDILDHPGAKFNVNLYSLYFQDEIRVSDKLKVIPGLRADMAHLPEMPQLSDKTRTAMDDPFFGSTYTYTPLKRITNNFLNKVQLSPRVGFRYDWMGDQSLILRGGAGLFTGRIPMAWLAYAFYNTGDSYGGFDQKADQKPFVSGSNPLKGGLNGIADFIQENGAATNNRNSGKTQIDLVDNGFVMPQVLRTSLGIDYTTPTQWKFGLEAIYTKNIKDVLFQQLNVQDNPTYYGYDKARLQPVYSGTVDQRFSNTYLLSNTSKGYRYSLTGSISKNIAEVLQASVAYTYGQSKDLSNGVRNSMESNWQLNQSLVPNNPVLANSNFDIRHRIVSTISYNKIWNKGKTNVSLFFSAQSGSPFTYGVVNNSIQGLPQQVSLAYIPNREESIRYFQDHNTGGQLVTAQQQAEAFNAYVDGDEYLSNRRGQFTERNKGRTPWNLQADLHLSHDLFVSGDKKQFITLTADVMNLTNLISKSWGIQYFSPNTFNSTSSVGLTPVLFPPQQNAGGYPSFQFNAPGKPYSVDYYGSRSQVQFGLRYTF from the coding sequence ATGATTTTAAATAAGATACTCAAAAAAATAAGTGTATTCCTGATGCTGATGCTACCCTTTGTAGCAACAGCTCAGGAAACCAGCGGTACCCTGAATGGAACGGTCTATGACGCCGGCGGACAAGCTTTGCCTGGCGCTTCGGTGATTGCCATCCATCAACCATCCGGTACTAAATATGCCACCTCGGCCGATGCCAAAGGGCGCTATTATTTACCCAATCTTCGCATCGGCGGACCTTATTCCGTAGAAGCTGCGATGATCAGCATGAAAACGGACAAGAAAGAAGGCATTACGATTCGCCTGGGTGCCGCGATATTGTTAAAATTTGCATTAACCGATCAGGCCCAGCAACTGGGAGAAGTGGTGATCAAAGCCACAAAAAGAGGGGCTCAGGCCAGTACTTATGGAACAGGTAAAAACATCAGTGCCGATCAGGTGCGCAATATGCCGACGGTTTCCAGAAGTATTACCGACATCACCCGTCAGGTGCCGCAGGCCAGCAAGGACAATAGTTTTGGCGGAACAAATTTCCGTTACAATAACGTCACGATCGATGGCGCCATCAATAACGATGCAATTGGCTTTAGTCCATCTTTAGGCGGACAGTCGGGAACTTCAGGTATGGCCGGAAGCTCTACCCGTACCAATCCCGTATCCCTCGATGCCATCGAAGACATGCAGGTCTATCTTGCTCCCTACGATGTGAAGATTGGAAACTTTACCGGCGGCTCCGTAAATGCGGTGACCAGAAGCGGAACCAATACCCTTAGCGGATCTGCCTATGGTTTTGGCCGGAATGCCAGCTTAACAGGTAAGGATAGGGTAGGAACATTGGGTAAAATGAACAATGATTTTTACGACTATCAGGCAGGTTTCCGCTTAGGTTTTCCCATCATTAAAAACAAGCTTTTCTTTTTTACCAATGAGGAATTTACCCGCAGGAGAGATCCTTTGCAACTGTTGGCCGGAAGAGCGGAAACAAGTCATATCCTGAGTGGGGATGACGCAAAGGCGATCAGTGCCGCTAATTTCCTGGATGCAGGTACCGCAGGTGAATTTAATACCTATTCGAAATCTCGTAAGTTCTTCAACCGCCTGGATTGGAACATCAACGATAAACATCAATTGGCCATCAGGAACAATACCATCGTTTCTGAAGCCACGCATATGGACCGTGATCAGCAGGATTTCAGGTTCAGCAGCATGGCCTTTCTACAGAAAAATAACCAGAGTTCTACCGTGGCTGAATTAAAAAGCAGGTTCAGTAATAACTTGTCAGGAAATTTACTGGCGGGTTATACGATGGTAAACGATTCCAGAGATCCATCGGCTGATCCAAGCCTGCCACAGGTGCAAATCGCCGGACGTACCCCAGGTACAACGATCTATTTAGGAACAGATCGTGAGGCCAGCATCTTTGATATGAAACAAAGAACACTGGAGCTGACCGCCAACCTGAACTGGAACCTTGGGAAACATACCCTCACCCTGGGTACCCATAACGAGTTTTATAACATCACCTATGGTTTTGTGAATGCATGGAATGGAAGGGTAGATTATTTAAGTATTGAGGATTACCTGAACAACAATCCATACCGCGTTCGTGGGGCTTATAACTACCAGAACAACAATAGAAATGACATCCTGGATCATCCGGGTGCAAAATTTAATGTCAACCTATATAGTCTTTACTTCCAGGATGAGATCCGTGTTTCTGATAAATTAAAAGTCATCCCCGGACTTAGGGCTGATATGGCGCACTTGCCGGAAATGCCGCAGCTGAGCGATAAAACGCGTACGGCTATGGATGATCCCTTTTTCGGAAGTACCTATACCTATACACCACTAAAAAGAATCACCAATAATTTCCTGAACAAAGTACAGCTCTCACCAAGAGTAGGATTCAGGTACGATTGGATGGGTGATCAGAGTCTGATCCTCAGAGGGGGCGCAGGCTTGTTCACCGGAAGGATTCCAATGGCATGGCTGGCTTATGCCTTTTACAATACCGGGGATAGTTATGGTGGTTTTGATCAGAAAGCAGATCAGAAACCTTTTGTCTCAGGTAGTAATCCATTAAAAGGAGGTCTAAATGGAATCGCAGATTTCATTCAGGAGAATGGTGCGGCGACCAATAACCGCAATAGCGGAAAAACTCAGATTGATTTGGTAGACAATGGGTTTGTAATGCCACAAGTGTTAAGAACAAGTCTGGGAATTGATTATACTACGCCTACGCAATGGAAATTTGGCCTGGAGGCGATTTATACTAAAAATATTAAGGATGTGCTTTTCCAACAACTCAATGTGCAGGACAATCCTACTTATTATGGATATGATAAAGCACGCCTGCAACCGGTTTATAGCGGAACTGTAGATCAGCGCTTTTCTAATACTTACCTGTTAAGTAACACCAGCAAAGGATACCGTTACAGCCTTACCGGAAGTATTAGTAAAAATATTGCTGAGGTATTGCAGGCTTCGGTTGCTTATACTTACGGACAGTCTAAAGATTTGTCGAACGGCGTACGTAACTCTATGGAATCGAACTGGCAGTTGAACCAGTCGCTGGTACCTAATAATCCGGTATTGGCCAATAGTAATTTTGACATCAGACACCGTATCGTCAGTACCATCAGTTACAATAAAATATGGAACAAAGGTAAAACAAATGTTTCCTTGTTCTTCAGTGCACAATCGGGAAGTCCCTTTACTTACGGTGTTGTAAATAATAGCATTCAGGGTTTGCCACAACAGGTGAGTCTGGCATACATCCCGAATAGAGAAGAAAGTATCCGCTATTTTCAGGACCACAATACAGGTGGACAACTGGTTACTGCTCAGCAACAAGCCGAAGCATTTAATGCTTATGTGGATGGAGATGAATACCTGAGCAACAGAAGAGGGCAGTTTACCGAAAGAAATAAAGGGCGTACACCATGGAACCTGCAGGCCGATTTACACCTTTCCCATGATTTGTTTGTTTCAGGAGATAAGAAACAATTCATCACCCTGACTGCAGATGTGATGAACCTGACCAATCTGATCAGTAAAAGTTGGGGCATTCAATATTTCTCACCCAATACCTTTAATTCTACTTCCAGTGTGGGATTAACTCCTGTATTGTTTCCGCCACAACAAAATGCAGGTGGATATCCTTCTTTCCAGTTTAATGCGCCGGGTAAACCTTATAGCGTGGATTATTATGGTTCAAGAAGTCAGGTGCAATTTGGTTTAAGATATACTTTTTAA
- a CDS encoding fasciclin domain-containing protein encodes MNNFKYILMPVLALSVGLSACKKEEKQSSGKDSNKISAVIADNFNLSVFSTGLNRSGLKAKMQETGPFTVIAPSDDAFLKAGFANAVAILSAEPSRISAIMNYHVLNGTYELNKLPFLFNQEIRSANGGKLFVTHWVKGPDTVLTINGSRLLSQNIRATNGLIQVVDQMLEPYTHELVTEAIASDRNLSLFYQAIQRSGLMTVLNGKGSFTVFAPENAAMAAYGLSSLADINAADPATLAALMRYHIITDRRFVYDYILSTSASGKSDQTMMDGNSIQIQLIPNDNVPGAFTGIRLQGTGNTAFIAVKKQDVLTGNGVLHTIAGMLKITQ; translated from the coding sequence ATGAATAACTTTAAATATATCCTGATGCCTGTACTCGCATTAAGTGTGGGCCTTTCTGCTTGCAAAAAAGAGGAAAAACAGTCGTCCGGAAAAGACAGCAATAAAATCAGCGCTGTAATTGCAGATAATTTTAACTTATCTGTATTCAGTACAGGACTTAATCGTAGCGGATTAAAAGCAAAGATGCAGGAAACAGGCCCTTTTACGGTAATCGCTCCTTCGGATGATGCTTTTCTCAAGGCGGGCTTCGCAAATGCTGTGGCGATTCTTAGTGCAGAGCCTTCCCGGATTTCTGCAATTATGAACTACCATGTGTTAAACGGAACCTACGAATTGAATAAACTGCCCTTCCTGTTTAACCAGGAGATCCGCTCTGCAAACGGAGGAAAGCTATTTGTTACCCACTGGGTAAAAGGTCCGGATACAGTGCTTACTATTAACGGTTCCAGGCTCTTATCACAAAATATCCGTGCGACTAATGGATTGATTCAGGTGGTAGACCAGATGCTGGAACCCTATACACATGAACTGGTGACCGAAGCAATTGCTTCCGACAGGAACCTGAGTTTGTTTTATCAGGCCATTCAACGGTCAGGCTTGATGACGGTACTCAATGGTAAAGGTTCTTTTACCGTATTCGCGCCTGAAAATGCAGCCATGGCTGCTTATGGGTTGTCCAGTCTGGCTGATATCAATGCCGCAGATCCTGCAACACTTGCTGCGTTAATGCGCTATCACATCATCACAGACCGCCGTTTTGTCTATGATTATATCCTGAGCACAAGCGCAAGTGGAAAAAGCGATCAGACGATGATGGATGGGAATTCTATTCAGATTCAGCTCATTCCAAATGACAATGTTCCGGGTGCTTTTACAGGAATTAGATTACAAGGAACGGGAAATACCGCATTTATTGCTGTAAAAAAACAGGATGTACTTACCGGAAACGGAGTGCTGCATACCATTGCTGGTATGTTGAAGATCACCCAGTAA
- a CDS encoding fasciclin domain-containing protein yields MKPIHILTFCLLFFTLASCRKKEFMPEVEGQPVPHPEITASLKDVLNTSPYTLFKAAWERSNMDKIMKEKGDKAYYTMLVPTNEAFIADGLTMEKINSTEPALLDSILLYHTLTGAFNPEDVKSSVDNYPGKSLLENPYLRVKAPFAGSALAAPYFYLQYLKVSGNELFVNGKKAGTAAAVLAKNGVLLPVNRVLHKPTKTILQVLQEDGRFGMYLDLTARTDALFAELTYGNFQHDFTAGLKVSEIGDYNITFHSIFAITDDAFHKAGYNTVEEMMELNNRNPLPYVDWDTYAVKGGLVTDTLVGYHRWGTFFSHDEPNAGRGTANATNFYSNDLNNTVLGDYTLVLGGYPTPFPAYKMPLDFTNEGGVIKVKVKGSDYPAASVIESDINTIMGPVHIVDRLLLPKGFKL; encoded by the coding sequence ATGAAACCAATTCATATCCTTACTTTTTGCCTGCTGTTTTTTACACTGGCATCCTGTAGAAAAAAAGAGTTTATGCCCGAAGTGGAGGGGCAACCGGTTCCGCATCCGGAAATTACGGCCAGCCTGAAAGACGTACTGAATACTTCTCCTTATACCCTATTCAAAGCCGCCTGGGAGCGGAGTAATATGGATAAGATCATGAAAGAAAAGGGAGATAAGGCGTATTATACGATGCTTGTGCCTACAAATGAGGCCTTTATTGCTGATGGACTAACCATGGAGAAAATCAACAGTACTGAACCGGCTTTATTGGACAGCATCTTACTTTACCATACGCTAACCGGAGCTTTTAATCCTGAAGATGTAAAAAGCAGCGTAGATAATTATCCGGGGAAATCCCTGTTGGAAAATCCCTATCTAAGGGTAAAAGCCCCCTTTGCGGGCTCAGCTTTAGCTGCTCCTTATTTTTACCTGCAATACCTGAAAGTAAGTGGTAATGAGCTTTTTGTAAATGGTAAAAAAGCAGGGACTGCGGCTGCTGTTCTGGCAAAGAACGGCGTGCTTTTACCTGTCAACCGTGTTTTACACAAGCCAACAAAGACAATTTTGCAGGTGCTTCAGGAGGATGGCCGTTTCGGAATGTATCTCGACCTGACTGCCCGTACAGACGCTTTATTTGCAGAACTGACTTACGGGAATTTTCAACATGATTTTACAGCTGGTTTGAAGGTAAGCGAGATTGGAGATTATAACATTACTTTTCATTCCATTTTTGCCATCACTGATGATGCTTTCCATAAGGCGGGCTACAATACGGTAGAAGAAATGATGGAATTGAATAACCGGAATCCATTGCCCTATGTGGATTGGGATACCTATGCTGTAAAGGGAGGACTGGTAACCGATACTTTAGTTGGATACCACAGGTGGGGAACCTTCTTTTCTCATGATGAACCAAACGCAGGCAGGGGTACTGCCAATGCCACTAATTTTTACTCCAATGATTTAAATAATACGGTGCTGGGAGATTATACGCTGGTTCTTGGAGGCTATCCAACACCCTTTCCTGCCTACAAAATGCCATTGGATTTCACTAACGAAGGCGGGGTCATTAAAGTAAAAGTAAAAGGATCAGATTACCCGGCAGCGAGTGTGATCGAATCGGATATCAATACGATTATGGGGCCGGTTCATATCGTAGACCGATTGCTGCTGCCAAAGGGCTTCAAATTGTAA
- a CDS encoding fasciclin domain-containing protein: MNTRKSITQSLLLIPVFLLLVLQSCKHNDLEIEKENENFRLATDFIKNNYDMTLFYAAVEKVGLADKLRENGPYTLLVPNDAAFRELGINRPSDFSKMNQDSLKSLVERHVLSRRLLFSDMPHNGVDVRYATLAGTEVYASMAGYAPGGEAFAVNDLYFNGSSVTRKDVTLANGTLHMLNKVMKYTPAMTIQAWLAARPKYSIFVAGLKKFGFWDQLATAGPFTVFAPDNEGLEAKGITEASIAEMDVQKYHGTRLFGSYILSRTHFFLSDFEVFKVNNGQEFLAKKIENDTWFSFVSTTKDFFTKVITGGVNLRTAPSYPNVIYGSAGAGAPALSDHLFDNGVLHEVKGVLLLPEQALKN; encoded by the coding sequence ATGAACACTAGAAAATCAATAACACAGTCATTACTTCTGATCCCCGTATTCTTGCTGCTGGTTCTCCAGTCCTGCAAGCACAATGATCTGGAAATTGAAAAGGAAAATGAAAATTTCAGGCTGGCGACAGATTTTATAAAGAACAATTATGACATGACACTTTTTTACGCTGCTGTGGAAAAGGTCGGACTGGCAGATAAACTGAGAGAAAACGGGCCCTATACCTTATTGGTGCCTAATGATGCGGCCTTCCGGGAATTGGGTATTAACCGTCCCTCAGATTTCAGCAAAATGAACCAGGATAGTCTTAAAAGTCTTGTGGAAAGACACGTTCTGAGCAGACGCCTGTTGTTTAGCGATATGCCTCACAATGGGGTAGATGTACGTTATGCAACTTTGGCAGGAACAGAGGTATATGCTTCTATGGCAGGTTACGCTCCCGGAGGAGAAGCTTTTGCCGTAAATGATCTTTATTTCAACGGTTCTTCGGTAACGCGCAAAGATGTAACCCTGGCGAATGGAACCCTGCACATGCTCAATAAAGTAATGAAATATACACCTGCAATGACCATTCAGGCTTGGTTAGCAGCCCGTCCGAAGTATAGCATTTTTGTAGCGGGGTTGAAGAAATTTGGATTCTGGGATCAGCTGGCCACAGCCGGGCCATTCACGGTATTTGCGCCAGACAATGAAGGCTTGGAAGCAAAAGGGATTACTGAAGCTTCAATTGCTGAGATGGATGTACAGAAATATCATGGAACACGGTTATTTGGAAGTTATATCCTGTCCAGAACCCATTTCTTCCTTTCAGATTTTGAGGTGTTTAAAGTCAACAATGGCCAGGAGTTTCTGGCGAAAAAGATTGAGAATGATACCTGGTTTTCATTTGTGTCTACGACGAAAGACTTTTTTACAAAAGTGATTACAGGAGGCGTAAACCTGAGAACGGCACCTTCCTATCCCAATGTAATCTATGGAAGCGCAGGAGCGGGTGCTCCGGCCTTATCAGATCACCTGTTTGATAACGGAGTCTTGCATGAAGTAAAAGGGGTGTTATTGCTACCTGAACAAGCCTTAAAAAATTGA
- a CDS encoding DUF4397 domain-containing protein, whose translation MMKALKKYMLFVFLLAIVACKKDKTDFQSDNRKVTDARKNSTVRLVNLGGYNQIQLNGDTLTNYVVRAPNDPKGGMYPGTLYFPDNGRLGTTWYIPQNLLDKGVAKVLVETKVYNPSKNALELEVREDLQQGMDYYLLPTEIFGVTGQPPFVKIPRSVASPANPANFKVRILNLSARVLPDQGMEDLLGPMSLTWADGTAVSSKTNNILPGQYSEYVELPYGAAQLKVLTQNGIQISGGGPDVLDATTSTIFGTTLTYAPVKTYVPGGVYTIVVAAREFDIPYRSGNPGETVKGYQNSFRIINDISEPLNLTYGRVQAVNAVPGTTGMKVLINGKVLDAPMDYTAQTAYQSLIVGGYNIEAVDASGVVLATKTFQLDANTNFSFWVHPDANGKTTISAVANDLSGIFVGEAGDDASSSRFTQEYPFGIRFLNLCPDVPYLTLTTDNAQAFSSLYGFNTVAVNNLRPGIAATVAPYIRPYQDAKPYQIMAFRSSPSVVPGTWASDIPVLTGRSLIARPELYVRGELPNHEPGFYTVALVGSTKASATNAGKAKMIIVKHNK comes from the coding sequence ATGATGAAAGCACTAAAAAAATATATGCTGTTTGTTTTTTTACTGGCTATTGTAGCTTGTAAGAAGGATAAAACAGATTTTCAATCTGACAATCGTAAAGTAACGGATGCCCGTAAAAATTCGACGGTAAGGCTGGTGAATCTTGGAGGTTATAATCAGATACAGCTGAATGGAGATACCCTGACGAATTATGTGGTCAGGGCACCAAATGACCCCAAGGGAGGAATGTATCCCGGAACGCTTTATTTTCCTGATAATGGCAGATTAGGAACAACCTGGTATATCCCCCAAAATCTTCTGGATAAGGGTGTTGCAAAGGTATTGGTAGAAACCAAAGTCTATAACCCTTCAAAAAACGCATTGGAACTGGAAGTTCGCGAAGATCTTCAGCAAGGGATGGATTATTACCTTTTGCCTACTGAGATATTTGGGGTAACCGGACAACCTCCGTTTGTCAAAATACCAAGATCGGTCGCTTCCCCTGCCAACCCTGCAAATTTTAAGGTCAGGATCTTAAACTTGTCTGCCAGGGTTCTTCCTGATCAGGGAATGGAAGACCTGTTGGGCCCAATGAGCCTGACCTGGGCGGATGGAACAGCAGTAAGCAGTAAAACTAATAACATCTTACCGGGGCAATATTCTGAATACGTAGAGCTTCCTTATGGTGCTGCCCAGTTAAAAGTACTGACGCAAAATGGCATTCAGATTTCCGGTGGAGGACCAGATGTCCTGGATGCAACAACGTCAACGATATTTGGTACCACACTAACCTATGCCCCGGTAAAAACTTATGTGCCCGGAGGTGTTTATACCATTGTAGTGGCGGCAAGGGAATTTGATATTCCATACAGAAGTGGTAATCCAGGAGAGACGGTAAAAGGATATCAGAATTCATTCCGCATCATCAATGACATCTCGGAGCCTTTGAACCTCACTTATGGAAGGGTTCAGGCCGTAAATGCGGTTCCCGGTACTACGGGAATGAAAGTATTGATCAACGGTAAAGTTTTGGATGCACCTATGGATTATACAGCACAGACGGCATACCAAAGCCTGATTGTGGGTGGATACAATATCGAAGCGGTAGATGCTTCAGGTGTAGTGCTGGCTACAAAAACCTTTCAGCTGGATGCCAATACCAATTTCTCTTTTTGGGTTCATCCGGACGCAAACGGGAAAACAACGATCAGTGCAGTTGCCAATGATTTGAGTGGAATATTTGTTGGGGAAGCCGGAGATGATGCTTCTTCATCACGATTTACACAGGAATATCCTTTCGGTATCCGGTTCCTGAATCTTTGTCCTGATGTTCCTTACCTCACCCTGACTACAGATAATGCCCAGGCATTTTCCAGTCTGTACGGGTTTAATACTGTTGCAGTGAATAACCTGAGACCAGGAATTGCAGCGACAGTAGCACCTTATATCAGACCTTATCAGGACGCGAAACCTTATCAGATTATGGCTTTCCGTTCTTCACCTTCTGTAGTTCCGGGGACCTGGGCGAGTGACATTCCGGTGCTGACCGGTAGAAGTCTCATCGCCAGACCTGAATTGTATGTGAGAGGAGAATTGCCAAATCATGAGCCTGGTTTTTATACCGTTGCATTGGTGGGAAGTACAAAAGCTTCCGCAACTAATGCCGGAAAAGCAAAAATGATCATTGTGAAACACAATAAATAG